Proteins from a genomic interval of Rosa chinensis cultivar Old Blush chromosome 2, RchiOBHm-V2, whole genome shotgun sequence:
- the LOC112187256 gene encoding pentatricopeptide repeat-containing protein At5g67570, chloroplastic: MEALQGALPQIPNPQFEPNTDKIKRNLTNKGVHPTPKIVHTLRKKQIQKHNRLNEQDPPLSQSQSQALSEETHFQTLKAEYRSFTRAVKSKNGGGELTVGMPWERVERIGFRELASSSGEYGGEKLKKEELNALREMFETRKREELKWVLDDDVEIKEEWFDGENRVWDPTKRRRGEGEVIQFLVERLSGTEFTMRDWKLSRMMKQSGLEFTEGQVLKILNGLGAKKCWKQALSVVEWVYKDRGNKHCKSRFVYTKLLAILGKARRPQEALDIFNMMRGDCHMYPDIAAYHCIAVTLGQTGRLKELLKVIECMRQKPVKIARNMFRNWDPILEPNVVVYNAILNACVQSRQWKSVYWVFNQLRKSGLKPNGATYGLAMEVMLQSGKYDLVHELFRKMKKSGEAPKALTYKVIVRALWCEGKVNEAVEAVRDMERRGVVGTSGVYYELACCLCKSGRWQDALLQVEKMKHVSNTKPLEVTFTGMIRSSMEGGHIDDCISIFEHMKNHCTPNIGTINTMLKVFGRTDMFSKAKELFEETKAAESDSDPSLEGGGSSLVPDEYTYTSMLKASASALQWEYFEYVYKEMALSGYKMDQSKNASILVEASRAGKGYLLEHAFDTTLEAGEIPHQLFFIEMVYQATARHDYKRAATLVNTMAYAPFQVSERQWTDVFEKNEDGISQDGLTKLLDALQHCDVTSEATLLNLKRSVQSLCRSYTSRDFSNSMSESSLDDNDEGFDDNEGLIMPNHSLEYIDGKPKPGTAPPDDSSDAPFSEFPHRNSTQRGVAADIETPCRPLDYISDEDGLDSTEIDEEIEALISKDDSHESHSPSPKEIMKDWKERRKKHGILMPFQLGQKQVKVASSARSLQERE; the protein is encoded by the exons ATGGAAGCTCTGCAAGGAGCCCTCCCTCAAATCCCAAACCCCCAATTCGAACCCAACACTGATAAAATCAAACGCAACCTCACCAACAAAGGCGTACACCCAACTCCCAAAATCGTCCACACTCTCCGCAAGAAACAAATCCAGAAACACAACCGCCTCAACGAACAAGACCCACCTCTCTCCCAGTCCCAAAGCCAAGCGCTTTCCGAAGAAACCCATTTCCAAACCCTGAAAGCCGAGTACAGAAGCTTCACCAGAGCCGTGAAATCAAAGAATGGTGGCGGTGAATTGACGGTTGGGATGCCTTGGGAGAGAGTGGAGAGAATTGGGTTCCGGGAGCTGGCGAGTAGTAGCGGTGAGTATGGTGGAGAGAAGCTGAAGAAGGAGGAGTTGAATGCATTGAGGGAAATGTTCGAAACCCGAAAAAGGGAGGAGCTGAAATGGGTGTTGGATGATGATGTGGAGATAAAAGAGGAGTGGTTTGATGGTGAGAATAGGGTGTGGGACCCGACAAAGCGGCGGCGCGGCGAGGGGGAGGTGATCCAGTTTCTTGTTGAGAG GCTTAGTGGTACTGAGTTTACAATGAGGGACTGGAAGCTTTCGAGGATGATGAAGCAGTCAGGTTTGGAGTTCACTGAGGGTCAggttttgaagattttgaatGGGCTTGGTGCTAAGAAATGTTGGAAGCAGGCATTGTCTGTGGTGGAATGGGTTTATAAGGACAGGGGTAATAAACACTGCAAAAGCAG GTTTGTATACACGAAACTTTTGGCAATTCTTGGGAAGGCACGAAGGCCCCAGGAAGCTCTTGACATTTTCAACATGATGCGG GGAGATTGTCATATGTATCCAGATATTGCTGCCTATCATTGCATTGCTGTTACACTCGGTCAAACGGGTCGTCTGAAGGAATTGCTGAAAGTTATTGAATGCATGAGGCAGAAACCTGTCAAAATAGCTAGAAATATGTTTCGTAACTGGGACCCCATCCTTGAACCCAATGTAGTTGTATATAATGCT ATACTGAACGCTTGTGTTCAATCCCGTCAGTGGAAGAGTGTATATTGGGTGTTCAACCAGTTGAGAAAGAGTGGTCTGAAACCTAATGGAGCAACGTATGGGCTTGCTATGGAG GTAATGCTGCAGTCTGGAAAGTATGACCTCGTGCATGAATTAtttagaaaaatgaaaaaaagcgGAGAAGCTCCAAAAGCTCTTACCTATAAAG TTATTGTTAGAGCTTTATGGTGTGAAGGAAAAGTGAATGAAGCTGTGGAAGCAGTCAGGGACATGGAACGAAGAGGAGTGGTTGGGACAAGTGGTGTATATTACGAGTTAGCTTGCTGCCTTTGCAAGAGTGGGAGGTGGCAGGATGCTCTGTTACAG GTTGAGAAGATGAAACATGTATCTAATACTAAACCTTTGGAGGTCACCTTCACAGGCATGATAAGGTCTTCCATGGAGGGTGGACATATTGATGACTGTATATCCATATTTGAACACATGAAGAACCATTGCACCCCTAACATAGGGACAATAAATACAATGTTGAAAGTATTTGGACGCACCGATATGTTTTCCAAAGCTAAAGAATTGTTTGAAGAAACTAAGGCTGCTGAATCTGATTCTGACCCTTCACTGGAAGGTGGTGGTAGTTCTCTTGTGCCCGATGAGTACACATATACCTCAATGCTCAAGGCATCTGCCAGTGCTCTGCAATGGGAGTACTTTGAATATGTGTACAAGGAGATGGCTCTCTCGGGATATAAAATGGATCAAAGTAAAAATGCATCAATACTCGTAGAAGCATCCAGAGCCGGGAAG GGGTATCTACTAGAGCATGCATTTGACACCACACTGGAAGCCGGTGAAATTCCCCATCAATTGTTCTTTATTGAAATGGTATATCAAGCTACAGCTCGACATGATTACAAGAGAGCGGCAACTCTGGTTAATACAATGGCTTATGCCCCATTTCAAGTCAGCGAAAGGCAGTGGACAGATGTTTTTGAGAAAAATGAAGACGGGATCAGTCAGGATGGTTTAACGAAACTGCTGGATGCTCTACAGCACTGTGATGTAACATCGGAAGCCACGCTTTTAAACTTAAAAAGATCTGTGCAAAGTCTCTGCCGGTCGTATACATCGAGAGACTTCTCAAATTCTATGTCGGAATCATCTTTGGATGATAATGATGAGGGATTTGATGATAATGAAGGGCTCATCATGCCAAATCATTCTTTAGAATATATTGACGGTAAGCCCAAGCCTGGCACTGCTCCTCCTGATGACAGTAGTGATGCTCCTTTCAGTGAATTTCCTCATCGAAATAGTACCCAAAGAGGTGTTGCCGCTGATATAGAGACACCTTGCAGGCCTTTGGATTATATTTCTGATGAAGATGGACTAGACTCGACAGAAATCGATGAGGAAATCGAAGCACTGATAAGTAAGGATGATTCTCACGAATCTCATTCGCCCTCGCCAAAGGAAATAATGAAAGATTGgaaggaaagaaggaaaaagcATGGGATACTCATGCCCTTTCAACTCGGCCAAAAGCAAGTCAAAGTTGCTTCTTCAGCCAGATCACTTCAGGAGAGGGAATAG
- the LOC112183856 gene encoding single myb histone 4-like yields the protein MEGECQEPQKWTAEEEEALLAGVAKHGVGKWKIILEDSEFGPILTHRSNHKLRYKWRRWSVRPSGNSPFMADVAAKEAQIVSDTEEEQRVSEMKEIQGVSETKEMQRISKSAEDTESMLQLANEIYERCSRG from the coding sequence ATGGAGGGAGAGTGCCAAGAGCCGCAAAAATGGAcggcggaggaggaagaagccCTATTAGCTGGAGTAGCAAAGCACGGAGTGGGCAAGTGGAAGATCATTCTTGAAGATTCCGAGTTTGGCCCTATACTCACTCATCGCTCCAACCACAAACTCAGGTATAAGTGGAGGCGCTGGAGTGTTAGACCTTCCGGAAACTCACCGTTTATGGCTGATGTAGCAGCCAAGGAGGCCCAGATAGTTTCAGACACCGAGGAGGAACAAAGAGTTTCGGAGATGAAGGAGATACAGGGAGTTTCGGAGACAAAGGAGATGCAGAGAATTTCGAAGTCTGCAGAAGACACTGAGTCAATGCTACAGCTAGCCAATGAGATTTATGAACGATGTTCAAGAGGGTGA
- the LOC112187259 gene encoding telomere repeat-binding factor 2 gives MGAPKQKWTPEEEAALKAGVLKHGAGKWRTILSDKEFGAILHLRSNVDLKDKWRNINVTAIWGSRQKAKLALKRTTPTTKNDNSPLQVTTAVQSNEETADAKPLASSGGKVQTTESKPPIARLDHLIFEAITNLKEPRGSDRNTITTYIEDQYWAPSNLSKLLSTKLKHMTANGKLVKVKHRYRIPPNSATSEKRRNSSTLLSEGKQKDSTRADKSVVSILTKSQVDAELTMIRSMTAQEAAAAAAQAVAEAEAAIAAAEEAAREAEAAEAEAEAAQVFAKAAVKALKCRRLDLDMKLAHG, from the exons ATGGGTGCTCCTAAGCAGAAGTGGACaccagaagaagaagcagcccTTAAAGCTGGAGTTCTTAAACATGGGGCAGGCAAATGGCGCACAATACTCTCGGACAAAGAGTTTGGTGCTATCTTGCATCTGCGTTCAAATGTTGATCTCAAG GACAAATGGAGAAATATAAACGTGACAGCAATATGGGGATCTAGGCAGAAGGCTAAGCTTGCACTCAAAAGGACCACTCCAACCACTAAAAATGACAATAGCCCTTTGCAAGTGACAACTGCAGTTCAAAGTAATGAAGAAACTGCTGATGCTAAGCCTCTTGCCAGCTCAGGTGGCAAAGTGCAGACTACTGAGTCAAAGCCACCAATTGCGAG GTTGGATCATCTCATATTTGAGGCTATTACAAATTTGAAGGAGCCAAGGGGCTCTGACAGAAACACAATCACTACGTACATAGAG GATCAATATTGGGCACCATCAAACCTTAGCAAGCTACTGTCCACAAAGTTAAAGCACATGACAGCCAATGGAAAACTAGTTAAG GTAAAGCATAGATACAGAATTCCACCAAATTCAGCTACttctgaaaaaagaagaaactctTCAACATTGCTCTCGGAGGGAAAGCAGAAGGATTCTACGAGAGCAGATAAAAGTGTGGTCAGCATTCTTACCAAATCACAAGTTGATGCAGAGCTAACCATGATCAGGAGCATGACTGCACAagaggctgctgctgctgctgcacaAGCAGTTGCCGAGGCAGAAGCTGCCATTGCAGCTGCTGAAGAGGCAGCACGGGAGGCAGAGGCTGCAGAAGCTGAAGCCGAAGCAGCACAAGTTTTTGCAAAGGCAGCAGTGAAAGCATTGAAATGTAGAAGACTTG ATCTTGATATGAAACTCGCACACGGGTAA
- the LOC112183855 gene encoding single myb histone 4-like, producing the protein MRELIRKQYKSWTSKEEEALAAGVHKYGSGNWKTILKYSKFARYLARKSCGDLWKKWRTMAFRVSNEKLKTMSPKVKKVVAARLEAINDGKSSAFAERKERGITGSGWTVEEEEALAAGVEKYGTSKWKHILEDPEFGPVLAIHPCTSLANKWRNLTDSVSEEKLRRMSCKVREVMDASLRSKINDDQGEETERVSKMEEDTEESTMSTKVRKVVDDEVQNSANPNEAVKETERVPDHEMVEEDETLMMDVESSADPAEAVKENERILKMKEDAKSMLLLAKEIWGHCSTEGTNRVSAPACPQAVKESKRISEIAEDIDRFSAAPPPQAEKKTKIFSEMEEDTDRGPAPAPPKAVEETKRVSETAEDTKSMLLFMNQIYERFTQ; encoded by the coding sequence ATGAGGGAGTTGATTCGAAAGCAATACAAGAGCTGGACATCGAAGGAGGAAGAAGCCCTAGCAGCCGGGGTGCATAAGTACGGGAGCGGCAACTGGAAAACCATCCTCAAATATTCCAAATTTGCTCGTTACCTCGCTCGGAAGTCATGCGGTGACCTGTGGAAGAAATGGAGGACAATGGCATTTAGGGTTTCCAATGAGAAACTGAAGACCATGTCTCCCAAGGTAAAGAAGGTTGTGGCTGCCCGCCTGGAGGCCATTAATGATGGGAAAAGCTCTGCTTTTGCTGAAAGAAAAGAGAGGGGTATAACGGGAAGCGGTTGGAcggtggaggaggaagaagccCTAGCCGCCGGGGTGGAAAAGTATGGGACGAGCAAGTGGAAGCACATTCTCGAAGATCCCGAATTCGGCCCTGTCCTCGCTATCCACCCGTGTACATCTCTGGCGAATAAGTGGAGGAACTTGACTGATAGTGTTTCCGAGGAAAAGCTGAGGAGGATGTCTTGTAAGGTAAGGGAAGTTATGGATGCTTCCTTGCGCAGCAAGATTAAtgatgatcagggggaggagaCCGAAAGGGTTTCAAAGATGGAAGAAGACACGGAAGAGAGCACTATGTCAACAAAGGTAAGGAAGGTTGTGGATGATGAGGTTCAGAACTCTGCTAATCCTAATGAGGCAGTGAAGGAGACGGAAAGGGTTCCGGATCATGAGATGGTAGAAGAAGATGAGACCCTAATGATGGATGTTGAAAGTTCTGCTGATCCTGCTGAAGCAGTTAAGGAGAATGAAAGgattttgaaaatgaaagaagatGCCAAGTCTATGCTACTGTTAGCGAAAGAGATTTGGGGACATTGCTCGACGGAAGGCACCAATCGTGTCTCTGCTCCTGCCTGTCCACAAGCAGTGAAGGAGAGCAAAAGGATTTCGGAGATTGCAGAAGACATTGATCGGTTTTCTGCTGCCCCTCCTCCACAGGCGGAGAAAAAGACcaaaatattttcagaaatggaAGAAGACACTGATCGAGGCCCTGCTCCTGCTCCTCCAAAAGCAGTTGAAGAGACCAAAAGGGTTTCGGAGACGGCAGAGGATACCAAATCCATGCTACTGTTCATGAATCAGATTTATGAAAGATTCACGCAGTAG
- the LOC112183740 gene encoding NADH dehydrogenase [ubiquinone] iron-sulfur protein 4, mitochondrial, which yields MASSLQRISSHARLLRTAIASGSRPFSADALVEYRPGEIGRVSGIPDEHLRRKVVIYSPARTASQQGSGKVGKWKINFVSTQKWENPLMGWTSTGDPYANVGDSALGFDSEEAAKYFAENHGWDYVVKRQHTPLLKVKLYADNFKWKGLPKTEA from the exons ATGGCGAGCTCCCTGCAACGCATCTCGAGCCACGCTCGTCTTCTCCGGACCGCTATCGCTTCTGGGTCCAGACCATTCTCGGCCGACGCTTTGGTCGAGTACAGGCCCGGCGAGATCGGAAGAGTCTCCGGCATCCCCGATGAACATCTCCGCAGAAAG GTTGTGATATACTCACCTGCAAGAACTGCGAGTCAACAAGGATCAGGGAAAGTTGGCAAGTGGAAGATTAACTTTGTGTCCACACAGAA GTGGGAGAATCCATTGATGGGCTGGACTTCAACTGGGGACCCTTATGCCAACGTTGGTGATTCCGCACTCGGTTTTGACAGCGAAGAAGCTGCAAAGTACTTTGCAGAGAACCATGGTTGGGATTATGTG GTTAAGAGGCAGCACACGCCATTGTTGAAG GTGAAGTTATATGCTGACAACTTCAAGTGGAAGGGCCTCCCTAAAACTGAGGCATGA